A window from Micromonospora profundi encodes these proteins:
- a CDS encoding phosphomannomutase/phosphoglucomutase, with translation MSDLSQIVKAYDVRGTVPDQWDERVAEALGAAFTQLLNTTDEPGDAVVVGYDMRASSPGLAAAFAAGVRAEGRSVIEIGLASTDLLYFASGSLDLPGAMFTASHNPAQYNGIKMCRSGARPIGQDSGLAQIRERAQALLDSGSSRPAGESTRPAERRDLLPDYAAYLRKLVDLSGIRPLKVVVDAGNGMGGFTVPTVLGDAALSALPLEIVPLYFELDGTFPNHEANPLDPANLVDLQRAVVEHRADIGLAFDGDADRCFVVDERGEPVSPSAITALVAARELAKHPGSTVIHGLITSSAVAEIIREHGGEPVVARVGHSFIKAEMARTNAVFGGEHSAHYYFRDFWFADTGMLAAMHTLAALGEQPLPLSVLAGEYERYIASGEINSTVADQAAAVAEVRAAYPEATSDEMDGLTLRFPDGAWFNLRASNTEPLLRLNVEAPTRERMVSLRDDVLDRVRR, from the coding sequence GTGTCGGACCTGTCCCAGATCGTGAAGGCGTACGACGTCCGAGGGACGGTGCCGGACCAGTGGGACGAACGGGTCGCCGAGGCGCTCGGGGCCGCTTTCACCCAGCTGCTCAACACCACCGACGAGCCCGGTGACGCCGTGGTCGTCGGGTACGACATGCGGGCCAGTTCGCCGGGCCTGGCCGCCGCCTTCGCCGCGGGGGTCCGTGCTGAGGGTCGCTCGGTGATCGAGATCGGGTTGGCGTCCACTGATCTTCTCTACTTCGCCTCCGGTTCGCTGGATCTGCCTGGTGCGATGTTCACGGCCAGTCACAACCCGGCGCAGTACAACGGCATCAAGATGTGCCGGTCCGGTGCCCGGCCGATCGGCCAGGACAGCGGATTGGCGCAGATCCGGGAGCGGGCGCAGGCACTGCTGGATTCAGGCTCGTCCCGTCCCGCGGGCGAGTCGACCCGGCCCGCCGAGCGGCGTGACCTGCTCCCGGACTACGCGGCGTACCTGCGTAAGTTGGTCGATCTTTCCGGCATTCGGCCGTTGAAGGTGGTGGTGGACGCCGGCAACGGGATGGGCGGCTTCACAGTTCCCACTGTGTTGGGCGACGCCGCCCTGTCGGCCCTGCCGTTGGAGATCGTGCCGCTCTACTTCGAGTTGGACGGCACCTTCCCCAACCACGAGGCGAACCCGCTGGATCCGGCGAACCTGGTCGATCTCCAGCGGGCTGTGGTCGAGCACCGGGCGGACATCGGGTTGGCCTTCGACGGCGACGCCGACAGGTGTTTCGTGGTGGACGAGCGGGGTGAGCCCGTGTCGCCGTCGGCGATCACCGCCCTGGTCGCCGCCCGCGAGTTGGCCAAGCACCCGGGGTCCACGGTGATCCACGGTCTGATCACGTCCAGCGCCGTCGCGGAGATCATCCGCGAGCACGGCGGTGAGCCGGTGGTCGCCCGGGTGGGGCACTCCTTCATCAAGGCGGAGATGGCTCGGACCAATGCCGTCTTCGGTGGCGAGCACTCGGCGCACTACTACTTCCGGGACTTCTGGTTCGCCGACACCGGGATGCTCGCCGCGATGCACACCCTGGCCGCGCTCGGTGAGCAGCCGTTGCCGCTGTCCGTGCTGGCCGGGGAGTACGAGCGCTACATCGCCTCCGGCGAGATCAACTCGACGGTGGCCGACCAGGCCGCGGCGGTGGCCGAGGTCCGTGCCGCGTACCCGGAGGCGACGTCCGACGAGATGGACGGTCTGACGTTGCGTTTTCCCGACGGCGCCTGGTTCAACCTGCGCGCCTCCAACACCGAGCCGTTGCTGCGGCTCAATGTCGAGGCGCCCACCCGCGAGCGGATGGTCTCGCTCCGGGACGACGTGCTCGACCGCGTTCGCCGATAA
- a CDS encoding toxin glutamine deamidase domain-containing protein, producing the protein MSVLPSPIPHPLDYAPWDVPGWIYETLDWVIGVQWPEGDERAVWAVADRWYAVASVLAGPHTDAAGAAAEVRSGYGGVGAVDAAFQADWRGLAEGDNAPLPVLLAVSTDLGRLVEECGCDIEGAKLEVWIELGILVVELLTVAVVAVLTAGAASPAAGAAVTATRLLIQQICKRLLGQLASKSLKHGLKEAGERAAKEVAKGGVRGLAKRATREGLEEAAEEAGISLATQAYQNSTGRAHGLDLADLSTSAVGGLAGGAVAPVAGLGRHATGRVARVGEHLGREMTGEMFAETAASIATGQGPISAEDAVRAAASGVTGSVTGQVDHALQARVQAQSNALAGASFTGPSLPPDFPVTSAAGVSVQAGANVAGPPATAASDHATPLHAEPSTYSTADGASLPQAISSDPSRPAAPTMGVPSVVEDGSARAVLPTEAVVPAQGGPVASERSVAADNTLSSTGSAGLVGSVGLDPQLSSVAVDATLQGSPTGQSQAATPGALAPAGNAPTAWSSSAGPPAATGTMVPPFTHAAVTSQAPAAPVVPPSVAAPQPLGPVASPSPVTGPAVGAPNGAFAHGAVAAGGNTVIGPAIGRQPAPAGVPIRRALPPAVHPARGRASVPADVAAFGDPPVPARESHDWYAARWTAEAEAAERRRYQSHYESQRAAFENTRRQAEAGRLRLRAAEHDRRAIEYATYARQLHRTGHRQWSDGWQRAANDESRAYAECRDLAQAVLAGARAPEVVDLTDGAFHQANKDVGSLTLGAVGTTGRSALTGDDVPPPIDDSRPYGQPGGLRPPLALHQVDVERQMPRERDGTVIRTADPRRGDWFRLLNDGGPRADATRGINCLDCTLSLFETWVHGRPRVSAPRTFDGYLDGDIQRPIRGEAGGPGRVEDVTGGRFQQVLAPPPGGRLNPVQARQAADRGYVNLRDQLLLGGHGSYAFLVTEWATGGSHAWVALNQNGTILYLDPQTGAIRDRPLYPDVIGIDALVLSGDGQPMPLGGLPRGRFSERPDLPNHPPAYDNGSHGDPYVNRMYLLLDGPGSGPFPEAADASFGSAGDDPSTGGPARAIATAGSLEDIFAAGVSPLEFATEIDPPTLRRLVPDLDEASARDVVRLFADARVRDMLDRTRRQPPANEPDLAEHLTRQLARHPDLARIILSTPELANSLTARPLTLYHLAGHQQAIDVLDDVLDDVARQEAAGQTASRREVPQPAPTPLTDEQLRISASVEVRRGPVAQPAFDDDRRGDADYRRRYLDDLYSAATEAQVDLNQLAVSLAHVDGRRVAEPGWRSKPKDRSRAEDKVHRHQGDVSKLLDLAAAKVEFRCLDDLYAVLGRIRDHPDIEIVRYQDRFLSPEDSGYRDVQLVLRTPSGHLAEFRLHLAALDEIAVWEHALYEVRRDVDALARAEGRAMTSREAAIADGILRREQRLFWDALQSTYEGND; encoded by the coding sequence ATGAGCGTGCTGCCGAGCCCGATCCCGCACCCGCTTGACTACGCACCCTGGGACGTTCCCGGCTGGATCTACGAGACGCTCGACTGGGTGATCGGCGTGCAGTGGCCGGAGGGCGACGAGCGGGCCGTCTGGGCCGTCGCCGACAGGTGGTACGCGGTCGCGTCCGTCCTCGCCGGCCCGCACACCGACGCCGCCGGAGCCGCCGCCGAGGTCCGCAGCGGGTACGGCGGTGTCGGTGCCGTCGACGCCGCCTTCCAGGCGGACTGGCGAGGGCTCGCCGAGGGCGACAATGCGCCACTGCCCGTGCTGCTCGCGGTCAGCACCGACCTCGGCCGCCTCGTCGAGGAGTGCGGCTGTGACATCGAGGGCGCCAAACTCGAAGTCTGGATCGAGCTGGGCATCCTGGTCGTCGAACTGCTCACCGTGGCGGTGGTGGCGGTGCTCACCGCCGGTGCCGCGTCGCCCGCGGCCGGAGCGGCGGTCACCGCCACCCGACTGCTGATCCAACAGATCTGCAAACGCCTGTTGGGCCAGCTGGCCAGCAAATCCCTCAAACACGGGCTCAAGGAGGCCGGCGAGCGCGCGGCCAAGGAGGTCGCCAAGGGCGGCGTACGCGGGCTCGCCAAGCGCGCCACCCGGGAAGGGCTGGAAGAGGCGGCCGAGGAGGCCGGGATCAGCCTCGCCACCCAGGCGTACCAGAACTCGACAGGCCGGGCGCACGGCCTGGACCTGGCCGACCTGAGCACATCGGCCGTCGGAGGGCTCGCCGGTGGCGCGGTAGCACCAGTGGCCGGTTTGGGCCGGCACGCCACCGGCCGCGTGGCGCGGGTCGGCGAGCACCTGGGCCGGGAGATGACCGGCGAGATGTTCGCCGAGACCGCCGCGAGCATCGCCACCGGGCAGGGCCCGATCTCGGCCGAGGACGCGGTACGGGCCGCCGCGTCCGGGGTCACCGGCTCGGTGACCGGGCAGGTCGACCACGCGTTGCAGGCGCGAGTCCAGGCGCAGTCCAATGCCCTGGCCGGCGCGTCCTTCACCGGCCCCTCCCTGCCGCCCGACTTCCCGGTCACCTCTGCGGCAGGGGTTTCCGTGCAGGCGGGGGCGAATGTTGCGGGCCCACCGGCGACTGCGGCGTCCGACCACGCGACGCCGCTGCATGCCGAGCCGTCGACGTACTCGACTGCCGACGGCGCCAGTCTGCCGCAGGCCATCTCGTCGGACCCCAGCCGACCGGCAGCGCCCACAATGGGCGTTCCGTCCGTGGTGGAGGACGGGTCAGCCCGAGCGGTGCTGCCGACCGAGGCCGTCGTGCCCGCCCAGGGCGGGCCGGTCGCTTCCGAACGGTCGGTCGCGGCCGACAACACGCTCTCCTCGACCGGCTCGGCTGGTCTGGTTGGCTCGGTTGGCTTGGATCCACAGCTTTCGTCGGTGGCCGTGGATGCGACGCTTCAGGGCAGCCCGACCGGCCAGTCGCAGGCGGCTACCCCGGGGGCGCTCGCCCCGGCCGGCAACGCTCCGACAGCATGGTCCTCGTCGGCCGGCCCGCCCGCCGCGACGGGCACCATGGTGCCGCCGTTCACACACGCTGCCGTCACCTCTCAGGCCCCTGCCGCGCCGGTAGTCCCCCCGTCGGTTGCCGCCCCGCAGCCCCTCGGCCCGGTGGCGTCGCCGTCCCCGGTCACCGGCCCGGCGGTTGGGGCGCCGAACGGTGCCTTCGCCCACGGCGCGGTTGCGGCGGGAGGCAACACGGTCATTGGCCCGGCGATCGGCCGCCAGCCTGCGCCAGCGGGTGTCCCGATCCGTAGGGCCCTCCCACCGGCCGTCCATCCGGCCCGTGGCCGGGCGTCGGTCCCCGCCGACGTGGCGGCGTTCGGCGATCCGCCGGTGCCCGCGCGGGAAAGCCACGACTGGTACGCCGCCCGGTGGACAGCCGAGGCGGAAGCCGCCGAACGACGGCGCTACCAGAGTCACTACGAGTCACAGCGGGCCGCGTTCGAGAACACCCGCCGACAGGCCGAGGCCGGCCGGCTGCGCCTCCGGGCCGCCGAACACGACCGCAGGGCCATCGAGTACGCCACCTACGCCCGACAGTTGCACCGGACCGGTCATCGGCAGTGGTCCGACGGCTGGCAGCGGGCCGCCAACGACGAGTCCCGGGCGTACGCCGAATGTCGTGACCTGGCCCAGGCGGTGCTGGCCGGCGCCCGGGCGCCCGAGGTCGTGGACCTCACCGACGGCGCGTTCCACCAGGCCAACAAGGATGTCGGCTCGCTCACCCTCGGCGCGGTGGGGACCACCGGCAGATCCGCGCTCACCGGCGATGACGTGCCTCCGCCGATCGACGACTCCCGGCCGTACGGGCAGCCCGGAGGGCTACGTCCTCCACTGGCCCTGCACCAGGTGGACGTCGAACGGCAGATGCCCCGTGAGCGGGATGGCACCGTCATCCGTACCGCCGACCCCCGCCGGGGCGACTGGTTCCGTCTGCTGAACGACGGCGGACCCCGCGCCGACGCCACACGGGGCATCAACTGCCTGGACTGCACCCTTTCGCTGTTCGAGACGTGGGTGCACGGGCGGCCCCGGGTGTCGGCGCCACGGACCTTCGACGGCTACCTCGACGGCGACATCCAACGCCCGATCCGCGGGGAAGCCGGCGGTCCGGGCCGGGTCGAAGACGTGACCGGTGGACGCTTCCAGCAGGTTCTCGCCCCGCCGCCCGGCGGGCGGTTGAACCCCGTGCAGGCGCGACAGGCCGCCGACCGGGGGTACGTCAATCTGCGTGACCAACTGCTGTTGGGCGGCCACGGCAGCTATGCGTTCCTGGTGACCGAATGGGCCACCGGTGGCTCGCACGCCTGGGTGGCGCTCAACCAGAACGGGACAATCCTCTACCTCGACCCGCAGACAGGTGCCATCCGGGACCGGCCGCTCTATCCCGACGTGATCGGCATCGACGCGCTCGTGCTGAGCGGGGACGGCCAGCCGATGCCGCTCGGCGGCCTGCCCCGGGGCCGGTTCAGCGAACGTCCCGACCTGCCGAATCACCCACCGGCGTACGACAACGGCAGCCACGGCGACCCCTACGTCAACCGCATGTACCTGCTCCTGGACGGTCCCGGCTCAGGCCCGTTCCCGGAGGCCGCCGATGCCAGTTTTGGAAGTGCCGGGGACGATCCTTCGACCGGCGGCCCGGCCCGGGCCATCGCCACGGCGGGCAGCCTCGAAGACATCTTCGCGGCCGGAGTGAGTCCGCTCGAGTTCGCCACGGAGATCGACCCACCTACGCTCCGTCGGCTGGTACCGGATCTCGACGAGGCGTCGGCCCGGGATGTGGTGCGGCTGTTCGCCGACGCCCGGGTCCGCGACATGCTCGACCGCACCCGGAGACAGCCGCCCGCGAACGAGCCGGATCTGGCCGAACACCTGACCCGACAGTTGGCACGGCATCCGGATCTGGCGCGCATCATCCTGTCCACACCCGAACTCGCGAACTCGTTGACCGCCCGCCCACTGACGCTCTATCACCTGGCCGGCCATCAGCAGGCCATCGACGTGCTCGACGACGTGCTCGACGACGTCGCCCGGCAGGAGGCGGCAGGTCAGACCGCGTCCCGCCGCGAAGTGCCACAACCAGCGCCAACACCCCTCACAGACGAGCAGCTAAGGATCAGCGCCAGCGTCGAGGTGCGTCGGGGACCGGTCGCGCAGCCAGCATTCGACGACGACCGACGCGGTGATGCCGACTATCGGAGGCGCTACCTCGACGATCTCTATTCGGCGGCAACCGAGGCGCAGGTCGATCTGAATCAGCTCGCGGTGTCCCTCGCCCATGTCGACGGTCGTCGCGTGGCAGAGCCGGGCTGGCGTTCGAAGCCCAAGGACCGGAGCAGGGCCGAAGACAAGGTGCACAGGCACCAGGGCGATGTGTCGAAGCTGCTCGACCTGGCGGCGGCGAAGGTCGAGTTCCGGTGTCTCGACGATCTCTACGCCGTGCTCGGTCGGATCCGCGACCACCCTGACATCGAGATCGTGAGGTACCAGGACCGGTTCCTGTCTCCCGAGGACAGCGGCTACCGGGATGTGCAACTCGTACTCCGTACGCCGAGCGGGCACCTCGCCGAGTTTCGTCTGCACCTGGCTGCGCTCGACGAGATAGCGGTCTGGGAGCATGCGCTCTATGAGGTCCGCCGTGATGTGGACGCGCTGGCCCGAGCCGAGGGGCGGGCGATGACGAGCCGCGAGGCAGCGATCGCAGACGGGATCCTTCGCCGTGAGCAACGGCTGTTCTGGGACGCTTTGCAATCGACCTACGAAGGAAACGATTGA